The following are from one region of the Paenibacillus sp. JZ16 genome:
- a CDS encoding ABC transporter substrate-binding protein, translating into MKRTSMLLMSVMLLLSMFLAACGNNSDTNTPAAGGGETPKTETTPPADDKKDEAAPVSLRVFSTFGGTDAAREAFQAALDEFTKEHPNVKIDNDTMSANDDGFRTKVNTDMNSGNEPDLLFYFIGADAEGFVNAGKVVPLNEILDADAEWKNGFIPDALELAKQKDGNIYAAPLTGFYEGLFVNKKIFEENGLELPTDWAKLTTAVKTLSAKGIIPLSVPFDQSHYLIEHTILSAAGPEGQNKGLLEGIDPNWEKAYAAMKELYDLGAFPKDAATIDLSMSGNYYSEGLAAMTIEGSWAIGGWSDETRDNSTVLPFPTVPDGAGSGNDIVGGFGSGFYLSKATYDDAAKKEAAIALLKHLTSPASIQKIASANGGTPAADVEVTGLPQVALDGFAMAAKAASISAPVDSKVSQETFGNLRASVQPVVEGKKTPTQAIEEAKKTEDANKK; encoded by the coding sequence ATGAAAAGGACTTCCATGTTACTCATGAGTGTCATGTTGCTGCTCTCCATGTTCCTCGCAGCATGCGGTAACAACAGTGACACCAACACTCCTGCTGCTGGAGGAGGAGAAACTCCGAAGACGGAAACAACTCCGCCGGCCGATGATAAGAAGGATGAAGCCGCTCCGGTTTCACTCCGCGTGTTCTCGACTTTCGGAGGAACTGACGCAGCTCGCGAAGCCTTCCAGGCAGCGTTGGATGAATTCACGAAGGAACATCCGAACGTGAAGATAGACAACGACACCATGTCAGCAAATGATGACGGTTTCAGAACGAAAGTGAACACCGACATGAACAGCGGCAACGAGCCTGACTTGTTGTTCTACTTCATCGGGGCTGACGCAGAAGGATTCGTCAATGCCGGTAAAGTTGTGCCGTTGAACGAAATTCTCGACGCGGACGCTGAGTGGAAGAACGGCTTCATTCCTGATGCGCTCGAGCTTGCCAAGCAAAAAGACGGTAACATTTACGCAGCGCCATTGACCGGTTTCTATGAAGGCTTGTTCGTTAACAAAAAAATCTTCGAAGAAAATGGTTTGGAGCTTCCAACAGACTGGGCCAAATTGACCACAGCTGTGAAAACGTTATCTGCCAAAGGCATTATTCCTTTGTCCGTACCATTTGACCAATCGCACTACCTGATCGAGCATACCATTTTGTCTGCAGCAGGTCCTGAAGGCCAAAACAAAGGTCTGCTTGAAGGCATCGATCCAAATTGGGAAAAAGCGTATGCGGCTATGAAAGAATTGTATGACCTTGGGGCATTCCCTAAAGATGCGGCAACAATCGACCTGAGCATGTCCGGCAACTATTACAGTGAAGGCCTTGCTGCCATGACCATCGAAGGATCTTGGGCCATTGGCGGTTGGAGCGATGAAACCCGTGACAACTCTACAGTACTGCCATTCCCGACAGTTCCTGACGGCGCTGGCAGCGGTAACGATATCGTCGGCGGCTTCGGTTCCGGTTTCTATCTCTCCAAAGCCACTTATGATGACGCAGCTAAAAAAGAAGCAGCAATCGCCTTGCTGAAACATCTGACTTCCCCGGCGTCCATTCAAAAAATCGCTTCGGCTAACGGTGGCACACCTGCGGCTGACGTAGAAGTGACTGGATTGCCGCAAGTAGCTCTTGACGGTTTCGCTATGGCCGCGAAAGCAGCTTCCATCAGCGCGCCGGTTGACAGTAAAGTTTCGCAAGAAACGTTTGGTAACCTTCGTGCTAGCGTTCAGCCTGTAGTGGAAGGCAAGAAAACTCCTACTCAAGCGATCGAAGAAGCGAAGAAAACCGAGGATGCCAACAAAAAATAG
- a CDS encoding carbohydrate ABC transporter permease — protein MKGDRKYIVMFLLPAAAIMTIFLYYPFFKSLYLSFYRTSGFFDKKFVGGANYERLITDKLLGAATLHTLEIMLYVIVFQVGIALVLAVLVDNISKLKGFYRTVFFFPVVISGTAISLLFVLFYNYNFGLLNNLLANFNIEKILWLDAKNALKAVSIPTVWHYVGFYFVLFLTAMSKIPADYYEAAKLEGITGLKKTTMLTIPLIMSDIKVVITLAITGTLKVFEFIWVITSGQNGTEVLGTYMYKKAMVDQNFGYGSAVAIYMVVFGVLLALIANRLLKRDEITY, from the coding sequence ATGAAGGGTGATCGCAAGTATATTGTGATGTTTCTATTACCCGCAGCAGCCATCATGACAATCTTTCTATATTATCCGTTCTTCAAGAGTTTGTATCTCAGCTTTTATCGCACAAGCGGCTTTTTCGATAAAAAGTTTGTGGGAGGGGCTAACTATGAGAGACTCATTACGGATAAACTGCTTGGCGCTGCAACATTGCACACGCTCGAAATCATGCTCTATGTTATCGTGTTTCAGGTGGGGATCGCGCTTGTGTTGGCTGTCCTGGTAGATAACATTTCCAAGCTCAAAGGTTTTTATCGAACGGTCTTTTTCTTCCCGGTTGTCATCTCCGGTACTGCCATTTCCTTATTATTTGTATTGTTCTACAATTACAACTTCGGTTTGCTGAACAACTTGCTGGCGAACTTTAATATTGAGAAGATTTTGTGGTTGGATGCGAAGAATGCGCTAAAGGCGGTATCGATTCCAACGGTATGGCATTATGTGGGCTTTTATTTTGTTCTGTTCCTGACCGCGATGTCCAAAATACCCGCGGATTATTATGAGGCTGCAAAACTGGAAGGAATCACGGGGCTCAAGAAAACAACGATGCTTACAATTCCGCTCATCATGAGTGACATCAAGGTTGTTATCACACTTGCCATTACGGGTACGTTGAAGGTGTTCGAATTCATCTGGGTCATTACAAGCGGCCAGAATGGAACGGAAGTCCTGGGAACGTATATGTACAAAAAGGCCATGGTGGATCAGAACTTTGGTTACGGATCAGCGGTTGCGATATACATGGTGGTCTTTGGCGTACTGCTTGCGTTAATTGCCAACCGTTTGTTGAAAAGAGACGAGATTACATACTAA
- a CDS encoding carbohydrate ABC transporter permease, protein MEPTIVVEHKTQRVRKSQFNLGTTLMYVVLTAWSLTTIYPLFWIVNNSFKVSRDVMNNSFGIAWEPVFVNYQNAFDRINIGRSYINSLVMSFSTVFLVLLLGGLAAYVLSRFNFRGKRTIYSILYATLLIPAFATVVPVYELLIKTSLVNTYWGLIFPQTAGNLTFATLVIAGYMATIPKELEEAAFMDGCNRWQMFVKIFVPISQPVFASASIFVFMWSYNDLFSALIFVNKENVRPIVALLNEISSQYGTDFGLMATAVSLTVIPVLIVYLFISKYIQKGLTEGAVKG, encoded by the coding sequence ATGGAGCCAACCATCGTCGTTGAACACAAAACTCAGCGCGTTAGGAAGAGTCAGTTTAATTTAGGCACCACGTTGATGTACGTTGTTTTGACAGCGTGGTCCCTAACAACCATTTATCCGTTATTCTGGATCGTGAACAACTCGTTCAAGGTTTCTCGCGATGTGATGAATAATTCCTTTGGTATCGCATGGGAACCGGTGTTTGTGAACTATCAGAACGCATTTGACCGCATTAATATCGGAAGAAGTTATATCAATAGTTTGGTGATGTCCTTCAGTACCGTATTCTTGGTATTACTGCTCGGGGGATTAGCCGCTTATGTATTGTCCAGATTCAACTTCAGGGGCAAGCGCACCATCTATTCCATTCTGTATGCGACTTTGTTGATTCCAGCGTTTGCAACCGTAGTCCCGGTATACGAGCTGCTGATCAAAACGAGCCTGGTCAATACATATTGGGGCCTGATCTTCCCGCAAACGGCAGGCAATCTGACGTTTGCCACCTTGGTGATTGCCGGTTATATGGCAACCATCCCGAAAGAGCTTGAAGAAGCGGCTTTCATGGATGGATGTAACCGATGGCAGATGTTTGTTAAGATCTTCGTGCCGATCTCGCAGCCGGTATTTGCATCGGCGAGTATATTTGTATTTATGTGGTCGTACAATGACTTGTTCTCAGCGTTGATCTTTGTAAACAAAGAGAATGTCCGTCCGATCGTTGCATTGCTGAATGAGATCAGCTCCCAATACGGAACAGACTTTGGTCTGATGGCTACGGCAGTATCGTTGACCGTTATTCCGGTGCTGATTGTATACCTGTTTATCTCGAAGTATATTCAGAAAGGTTTGACTGAAGGAGCTGTCAAGGGTTAA
- a CDS encoding NAD(P)-dependent oxidoreductase: protein MEQLNQSQGHGIEPNVRETKQNTNKEHVTVLGLGPMGQALAGAFIKNGHATTVWNRTAAKADPLITQGAVLAPTVPDAVLASRLIIICVLNYDAVRSILSNATSALKGKTLINLTADSPERAREMAAWAAENGINYIDGAIMTPITTIGQPSAVVLYSGQEKVYRSHLKTLSSLGGTASFLGEDPGRAAAYDVALLDVFWTAMSGYVHALAIARAENIAAKDIAPYAQNIINIMPDIMTYIAQDVDQGVYPGEGSSLISNMTSMEHIIHVAEHHGIDSSVLNAAKAIAQRAIHAGHGEDGFSRLVEFNRPTA from the coding sequence ATGGAACAATTGAATCAAAGTCAAGGTCATGGGATCGAACCTAATGTTCGTGAAACTAAGCAAAACACCAATAAGGAACATGTGACCGTGCTCGGGCTCGGCCCTATGGGCCAAGCGCTTGCCGGAGCTTTTATCAAGAATGGCCATGCTACAACGGTGTGGAACCGGACAGCTGCTAAGGCCGACCCACTTATTACACAAGGTGCAGTGCTTGCTCCGACTGTTCCGGATGCCGTGCTTGCCAGCCGGCTTATTATCATCTGTGTACTCAATTATGATGCAGTCCGCTCCATTCTCTCTAATGCGACTAGCGCATTGAAAGGGAAAACCCTTATAAACCTGACAGCCGACTCTCCTGAACGTGCACGCGAAATGGCGGCTTGGGCAGCCGAGAACGGTATTAACTATATTGATGGTGCGATCATGACGCCGATAACGACCATTGGGCAGCCTTCAGCCGTTGTTCTGTACAGCGGGCAAGAAAAAGTTTACCGCAGCCACCTGAAAACACTTTCCAGTCTGGGAGGGACCGCTTCGTTCCTTGGGGAGGATCCCGGTCGTGCCGCAGCCTATGATGTTGCATTGCTGGATGTGTTCTGGACAGCCATGAGCGGCTATGTACACGCTCTGGCTATCGCACGCGCTGAGAACATTGCCGCGAAAGACATCGCTCCCTATGCGCAAAATATCATCAACATTATGCCGGATATCATGACCTATATCGCACAAGATGTGGATCAAGGCGTATACCCTGGTGAAGGCTCGAGTCTCATCTCCAATATGACAAGTATGGAGCATATCATCCACGTGGCCGAACATCACGGCATCGATAGCAGCGTTTTAAACGCAGCAAAAGCCATTGCCCAAAGAGCAATCCATGCCGGTCATGGAGAAGATGGTTTCTCACGCTTAGTTGAATTTAATCGTCCAACTGCTTAA
- a CDS encoding MarR family winged helix-turn-helix transcriptional regulator: MNIDDSILSSCLFFTSNRFARSMTKMAEDAFAKAGLSPTYSYVLVVIHQYPGITQKELSDKLSIAPSTSTRFIDKLEEKQLVQRKSEWKETHIFLTDEGKSLYEELNQYFEQLYGQYVSLLGKEHSEQLTKLLHESSEILKKGK; encoded by the coding sequence ATGAACATTGATGATTCCATACTGAGCTCATGCTTGTTTTTTACTTCAAATCGGTTTGCTCGTTCGATGACCAAGATGGCGGAGGATGCTTTTGCGAAGGCCGGCTTATCTCCTACGTATTCCTACGTTTTGGTGGTGATCCATCAATATCCCGGCATTACGCAGAAAGAGCTAAGCGATAAGTTGTCCATTGCTCCATCCACAAGCACACGGTTCATCGATAAGCTGGAGGAGAAGCAGTTAGTACAGCGCAAATCTGAATGGAAAGAAACGCATATTTTCTTAACGGATGAAGGGAAGTCGTTATATGAGGAGCTGAACCAATATTTTGAACAGCTGTATGGACAGTATGTTTCCCTCTTGGGGAAGGAACATAGCGAACAGTTAACTAAACTTCTTCATGAATCCAGTGAAATATTGAAAAAGGGAAAATAA
- a CDS encoding NAD(P)-dependent oxidoreductase, which produces MQIGIIGATGKAGSLILKEAQARGHEVTAIVRNVSKISDSSVNILEKNVLDLTNADLQGLDVVVNAFAAAPGQETQYVEVGRVLIEALKGTNTRLFVMGGAGSLFVDEAKTLRLLETPDFPKEYYPTAFHASENLKDLEKSSDVKWTYLSPAAFFNPHGQRTGSYQEGKDHVIVNSNGQSYVSYADYAIAVLDELEQPKHIHERYTVVSEAE; this is translated from the coding sequence ATGCAGATTGGTATTATCGGTGCGACAGGGAAAGCGGGAAGTCTGATTCTCAAGGAAGCACAAGCACGCGGTCATGAGGTAACGGCAATTGTACGGAATGTTTCCAAGATCTCCGATTCGAGCGTGAACATTTTGGAGAAGAACGTGCTGGATTTGACGAATGCCGATCTTCAGGGCCTCGATGTCGTCGTGAATGCCTTTGCGGCGGCGCCCGGGCAAGAAACGCAATATGTGGAGGTTGGCCGGGTATTGATAGAAGCTCTTAAAGGCACGAATACCAGACTGTTTGTGATGGGTGGGGCCGGAAGCTTGTTCGTGGATGAAGCCAAAACCTTGCGACTCTTGGAAACTCCAGATTTTCCTAAGGAATACTATCCGACGGCATTTCATGCCAGTGAGAACTTGAAAGACCTGGAAAAATCTTCCGATGTGAAATGGACGTATCTAAGTCCGGCAGCGTTCTTTAATCCGCACGGTCAGCGCACGGGCAGCTATCAGGAAGGCAAGGACCATGTCATTGTCAATTCAAACGGTCAAAGCTATGTCAGCTACGCAGATTACGCGATTGCGGTATTGGATGAGCTTGAACAGCCGAAGCATATCCATGAGCGGTATACGGTAGTATCCGAGGCGGAATAA
- a CDS encoding Hsp20/alpha crystallin family protein: MNSRSKRPEWLSKDSFFNNSSFPFKDLNDLNEDFQLDPTVIEDYVKDTIRQATAGNEMLPNPYTLRYETFDTHNFLVVKCYVPKRVHPENLWIKLNRTQIKIHGLPKDQSQTIVLPVPILPAQSIATYKQSTLQIKMPKMSTGRFHDINIRFL, translated from the coding sequence GTGAACTCAAGATCCAAGCGCCCTGAATGGTTATCGAAGGACTCTTTTTTCAACAACAGTTCCTTTCCATTCAAGGATCTTAATGACCTCAATGAGGATTTTCAGCTGGATCCAACCGTCATTGAAGATTATGTGAAGGATACGATAAGACAAGCAACGGCCGGAAATGAAATGCTGCCTAACCCCTATACGCTTCGATACGAAACTTTTGATACGCATAACTTTCTGGTTGTGAAATGCTATGTACCCAAACGTGTCCATCCGGAAAATTTATGGATTAAACTTAATCGAACACAGATCAAAATCCACGGTTTGCCAAAAGATCAAAGCCAGACCATCGTCTTGCCCGTCCCCATTCTTCCTGCACAAAGCATTGCGACCTATAAACAGTCCACTTTACAAATTAAGATGCCTAAAATGTCTACTGGCCGATTTCATGATATCAATATTCGTTTCTTATGA
- a CDS encoding spore germination protein, translated as MVSIIGNMKIVNVGPSSTVLVGNTGVIDLNSSTKTYSGANSFNTGDNIGTNIANNQANSLNTIDPDLIDSANA; from the coding sequence GTGGTTTCGATTATCGGCAATATGAAGATTGTTAACGTGGGCCCCAGTTCTACGGTCTTGGTTGGAAATACAGGCGTCATTGATTTAAACAGCTCCACAAAAACGTATTCCGGCGCCAACTCGTTCAACACCGGTGACAATATTGGCACGAATATTGCAAACAACCAGGCCAACAGCTTGAACACCATTGATCCGGACCTGATTGATTCGGCTAATGCTTAA
- a CDS encoding spore germination protein GerPB: MNLTVHQCINIQQLRVEAVTNSSVLQIGTAGEIRALSNIYNTGGFTGPAPEFEPQPNNNPLVPLPAPTEGLYRQE; this comes from the coding sequence GTGAATCTAACGGTACATCAATGTATTAACATACAGCAGCTTCGGGTTGAGGCGGTAACGAATTCTTCGGTGCTGCAGATTGGGACCGCTGGAGAGATCCGGGCATTGTCCAATATTTATAATACGGGTGGATTTACAGGCCCTGCCCCTGAATTTGAGCCTCAGCCTAATAACAATCCCCTGGTTCCTCTACCTGCTCCGACTGAAGGACTGTATAGACAAGAATGA
- the gerPC gene encoding spore germination protein GerPC, which produces MYDYYIQQLFHILHTQSEQLSRMEQMLKEMRSEVDRLRQGSEKTIDRVEYNFDLLKIEKLEGTLNIGLMPKDGQSLDDITVNGQPPLELSQSGYSGGELYSNIYQNVSRYLEDTVPEQIERMIPEAHLVLGDEYAAVIIEDVRKQLGDRITVYLKQYQTNRETMNPQEVEQSIIKQMKSEIASAVEQHLLNLQRGKWHSNENDSRQ; this is translated from the coding sequence ATGTACGATTATTATATACAGCAATTGTTCCATATTCTTCATACCCAGTCAGAGCAGCTGAGTAGAATGGAACAAATGCTGAAGGAAATGCGCAGTGAAGTAGATCGATTAAGACAGGGAAGCGAGAAAACGATAGATCGGGTGGAATATAATTTTGATTTATTGAAAATTGAAAAGTTGGAAGGCACTTTAAATATTGGACTGATGCCAAAGGATGGGCAGTCCCTGGACGATATTACCGTGAATGGTCAGCCGCCGTTAGAACTGTCCCAGTCGGGATATTCGGGCGGCGAACTGTACTCGAACATCTATCAGAATGTATCACGTTATCTAGAAGATACAGTACCCGAGCAGATCGAGCGCATGATTCCCGAAGCCCATCTTGTGCTTGGTGATGAATATGCTGCCGTTATTATTGAAGATGTGCGCAAACAACTCGGTGACCGAATTACGGTGTATTTGAAGCAATATCAAACGAACAGGGAAACCATGAACCCGCAAGAGGTAGAGCAATCGATCATCAAACAAATGAAGAGTGAGATCGCTTCGGCAGTTGAGCAGCACCTTCTTAATTTGCAACGAGGGAAGTGGCATTCAAATGAAAATGACAGTCGTCAATAA
- a CDS encoding spore gernimation protein GerPD, with protein sequence MKMTVVNKELQVGSIRITAISSSSVLLIGDTHVINSSSMYDTPSESLQISPLVPLSPGSAP encoded by the coding sequence ATGAAAATGACAGTCGTCAATAAAGAGCTCCAGGTTGGTTCGATCCGCATTACGGCGATCTCAAGCTCGTCCGTACTGTTGATTGGAGATACCCATGTGATTAATAGCTCCTCCATGTATGATACACCTTCCGAATCACTGCAGATCAGCCCGCTTGTTCCGTTATCCCCGGGTTCCGCACCATGA
- a CDS encoding spore germination protein GerPE has translation MKRHSHVDHMYIINISDSSACICGESGHIDANTRALAVQRQVPVFFEDEGDYEDYSIFSRSIPTWSPQSDVELNIIQDHKKIHVGCIDIIATASASVVQVGPNDTMDLESRVKAIRHFITGAPEYLKDYKGVIVKKNLVKKE, from the coding sequence ATGAAACGTCATTCACATGTTGATCACATGTATATCATCAATATTTCAGATAGTTCAGCATGTATATGCGGTGAATCGGGACATATCGATGCCAATACACGCGCATTGGCGGTTCAGCGGCAGGTGCCGGTGTTTTTTGAAGACGAGGGAGATTATGAGGATTACTCGATATTTTCCCGATCCATACCCACATGGTCGCCGCAATCAGACGTAGAACTAAACATTATACAAGACCATAAGAAGATTCATGTGGGATGTATCGATATTATAGCGACTGCATCTGCGTCGGTTGTACAGGTGGGTCCGAACGATACCATGGATTTGGAATCCAGGGTGAAGGCAATCAGACATTTTATTACGGGCGCGCCCGAGTATTTAAAGGATTATAAGGGAGTCATTGTCAAAAAGAATTTGGTGAAGAAGGAATAA
- the tlp gene encoding small acid-soluble spore protein Tlp yields the protein MAKPDNREDNVEHLQQAVQKTIENYREAEDYLEEFGDEIPASEKEQIQDRNARREKSISGFREEIKDEAAHQQGE from the coding sequence ATGGCTAAACCCGATAATCGCGAAGACAATGTAGAGCATCTGCAGCAGGCGGTCCAGAAAACGATTGAAAACTACCGTGAAGCCGAAGATTATCTCGAGGAGTTTGGGGATGAAATTCCGGCAAGCGAGAAAGAACAGATTCAAGATCGTAATGCTCGTCGTGAAAAGAGTATTTCCGGCTTCCGGGAAGAGATCAAAGACGAAGCTGCTCATCAGCAAGGAGAATAA
- a CDS encoding YCF48-related protein, with product MRSSRFIVWLSMLMMMAFMLAACTSEPIKQQQTSTVEGPPESVEDEEEGQTITLVTPDTAMKAPEEKSKYQIHTRLTDFQLLNESTGIAWGITNTELRLYQTQDYGETWVDISPSSNVQFVDKLEYGKDIVFTDKKHGWIIRNKQRSAETILLNTTDGGDTWKLSSLPETGVVTAMSFVSSQQGWIMAKGDLSRGSEEKSLFRTSNNGGLWEEVMQNTEYPTSRVPGSVIPRTGSIIGLTFTDSLVGFATIREMQSSKLYITRDGGQKWKSSGQIFKSKLLDRCGSIFAGAPKFLGRGSNGSEVYIPVTCVKDDQASYLGYFTADTGKSWNLVSFPMTGDTGKGSIQPVFRRLHDGWRMVNGIVYHTNDMGKTWKPFPRSKLLNDNLAKYPNVVKLQFTSSDVGWMLIETTDKNRSRLMKSSDGGETWQGL from the coding sequence TTGAGATCAAGTCGTTTTATAGTCTGGCTCAGTATGCTAATGATGATGGCATTCATGTTAGCAGCCTGTACCTCAGAACCGATAAAACAACAGCAAACTTCTACAGTAGAAGGCCCTCCTGAATCGGTTGAAGATGAAGAAGAAGGTCAGACCATTACACTAGTAACGCCGGATACGGCGATGAAAGCACCCGAGGAAAAAAGCAAATATCAGATACATACACGGTTGACGGATTTCCAACTCTTGAATGAGTCAACGGGGATTGCTTGGGGGATAACGAACACGGAATTACGTCTGTATCAGACTCAGGATTATGGCGAAACGTGGGTTGATATCTCTCCATCCTCCAATGTACAGTTCGTTGATAAGCTGGAGTATGGGAAAGACATCGTGTTTACGGATAAAAAACATGGTTGGATTATACGCAACAAGCAGAGATCAGCCGAAACGATCCTGCTCAATACGACGGACGGGGGAGATACCTGGAAGCTTTCTTCGCTGCCGGAGACGGGTGTCGTCACGGCCATGTCCTTCGTTTCGTCTCAGCAGGGATGGATTATGGCGAAAGGCGATCTATCCCGGGGCTCTGAGGAGAAGTCGCTATTTCGAACCAGTAATAATGGCGGGTTATGGGAAGAGGTCATGCAGAATACGGAGTATCCTACATCCCGTGTTCCCGGCAGCGTGATTCCACGAACAGGGTCCATCATCGGCTTAACCTTCACGGATTCGCTTGTCGGATTTGCGACCATCCGTGAAATGCAATCCTCCAAACTGTATATTACCCGTGATGGAGGCCAGAAGTGGAAGTCCTCCGGACAGATATTTAAGAGCAAGCTGCTGGATCGGTGCGGTTCGATCTTTGCCGGCGCCCCCAAGTTTCTGGGCAGAGGAAGTAACGGAAGCGAGGTTTATATACCGGTTACCTGCGTGAAGGATGATCAGGCAAGCTATTTGGGTTACTTTACGGCCGACACGGGGAAATCATGGAATTTGGTGTCATTCCCCATGACGGGTGATACCGGCAAGGGCTCCATTCAGCCTGTTTTCCGCCGGCTTCATGACGGGTGGAGAATGGTGAACGGTATTGTTTATCATACGAATGATATGGGCAAGACCTGGAAGCCATTTCCGAGAAGCAAGCTCCTGAACGATAATCTCGCCAAATATCCGAACGTGGTGAAACTGCAATTTACATCGTCTGATGTCGGTTGGATGCTGATTGAAACAACGGACAAGAATCGATCGCGACTAATGAAAAGCAGTGACGGTGGGGAAACCTGGCAGGGTCTATAG
- a CDS encoding DUF2500 domain-containing protein, with protein MGSGSVWMFDFFGSVMPVFFIVVIGIILLSAGKGILQWSQNNRQPLLSVDSKIVSKRTEVKHTQQTDDTMSSRTRTTYYLTFEVESGDRMEFVVNGEEFGMCAEGDEGLLRFQGTRYYGFVRHPRANLSVVRGYDHPK; from the coding sequence ATGGGATCGGGGTCAGTTTGGATGTTCGATTTTTTCGGCAGCGTTATGCCCGTGTTTTTCATCGTCGTCATCGGGATCATTCTGCTGTCGGCCGGTAAGGGAATCTTGCAATGGAGTCAGAATAACCGACAGCCTTTGCTATCGGTCGATTCCAAGATTGTGAGCAAACGAACGGAAGTGAAACATACGCAGCAGACGGATGATACGATGTCGAGCCGCACTCGTACCACCTATTATCTGACCTTTGAAGTGGAGAGCGGAGACCGCATGGAGTTTGTTGTAAATGGGGAGGAATTCGGCATGTGCGCGGAAGGAGACGAGGGACTGCTGCGTTTCCAGGGAACCCGGTACTACGGATTCGTTAGGCACCCTAGAGCGAATCTTAGCGTGGTCCGCGGTTATGACCATCCTAAATAA
- a CDS encoding SDR family NAD(P)-dependent oxidoreductase, translating into MKFQDKTVVITGSAHGIGRGLAEAYALSGARVILSDVHEEQGSLAANALQEQGLNAVFTPCDVRKEEDIKRLMNQAVQYAGTIDILINNAGVSRWKSPYELTVEDWDDVINTNARSCFLATREAAVHMKKAGNGGAIVNMSSTRSIMSEPNSEAYAASKGAIVALSHAMAVSLGPDGIRVNCISPGWIETGNYDELRTADHKQHPAGRVGTPADIAKACFYFTDPDNDFVTGTHLVVDGGMTRKMIYEP; encoded by the coding sequence ATGAAATTTCAGGATAAAACGGTCGTAATAACGGGCTCTGCCCATGGGATTGGCCGCGGATTGGCTGAGGCTTATGCTCTAAGCGGAGCTCGAGTGATATTAAGCGATGTACATGAAGAACAGGGCAGCCTGGCGGCAAATGCCTTGCAGGAACAAGGATTGAACGCGGTCTTCACCCCTTGCGATGTAAGGAAGGAAGAAGATATTAAACGCCTGATGAACCAAGCCGTCCAATATGCCGGCACCATCGATATTTTGATTAATAATGCCGGGGTCTCCCGTTGGAAATCGCCATATGAGCTAACGGTTGAAGACTGGGACGATGTGATCAACACGAATGCCCGAAGCTGTTTTTTGGCAACGCGCGAAGCGGCGGTACATATGAAAAAAGCTGGGAATGGCGGGGCTATCGTCAATATGTCATCCACGCGTTCGATCATGTCCGAGCCGAATTCGGAGGCTTATGCAGCTTCCAAAGGAGCCATTGTCGCATTGAGCCATGCCATGGCCGTAAGCCTGGGGCCCGATGGAATTCGGGTGAATTGTATAAGTCCGGGGTGGATTGAAACGGGAAACTATGATGAGCTTCGTACAGCGGATCATAAGCAGCACCCAGCTGGACGGGTAGGAACCCCAGCTGATATCGCCAAAGCCTGCTTTTATTTTACCGATCCGGATAATGATTTTGTCACAGGGACCCATCTGGTTGTGGATGGCGGCATGACCCGCAAAATGATATATGAGCCTTAG